Proteins encoded in a region of the Diospyros lotus cultivar Yz01 chromosome 9, ASM1463336v1, whole genome shotgun sequence genome:
- the LOC127810612 gene encoding inactive leucine-rich repeat receptor-like serine/threonine-protein kinase At1g60630, which yields MELSSSSSSSSALFQLFLFGLSFWILLPLSHSGDLEALRALKSSIDPFDSMQWQGSDFCNWRGIKECMNGRVTKLVLEHLNLSGGLDETILNQLDQLRVLSFKDNSISGQIPNLSGLVNLKSIFLNNNNFSGEIPASLSGLHRLKVIVLAGNRLSGHIPNSFVNLRRLYVLYLEDNRLTGEIPPLNQISLRFFNVSNNQLSGQIPATPALVRFNKSSFYGNAALCGEQVHSPCTNASAPSLSPAYPTVPAKKHSDKKKLIGIIAGSVGGGLALLAILIGLCLVSKKKEKEKREAGMKAAAVAGSGAAVEEGEGSGGGGGKGEGGGFRWEGEGLGSLVFVGGGDQQMSYSLEDLLKASAETLGRGTVGSTYKAVMESGFIVTVKRLKDARYPRQEEFRRHMELAGRLSHPNLVPLRAYFQAKEERLLVYDYFPNGSLFSLIHGSRTSGAGGKPLHWTSCLKIAEDLATGLLYIHQNPGLTHGNLKSSNVLLGSDFESCLTDYALSPFRNPDSPDETSAASLFYRAPECRDPRKPPSQPADVYSFGVLLLELLTGKTPFQDLVLEHGSDIPRWVRSVRAEETESGDEPASSNDASEEKLGALLNVAVACVSGLPENRPGMREVLRMIRDTRAEAQVSSNSSDHSPGRWSDTVQSLPRGEHLSI from the exons ATggaactttcttcttcttcttcgtcttcttctgcTCTGTTTCAGTTGTTCTTGTTCGGTTTATCCTTCTGGATTCTTCTTCCTTTGTCGCATTCAGGCGATCTTGAAGCGCTTAGGGCACTGAAATCTTCGATTGATCCATTCGATTCGATGCAATGGCAGGGGAGCGACTTCTGCAACTGGCGAGGAATCAAAGAATGTATGAATGGAAGAGTGACGAAGCTCGTGCTCGAGCACTTGAACTTGAGCGGCGGATTGGACGAGACGATCCTCAACCAATTGGATCAGCTTCGAGTTCTCAGCTTCAAAGACAACTCCATCTCTGGCCAAATTCCTAACCTCTCTGGCCTGGTCAACCTCAAATCCATCTtcctcaacaacaacaacttcTCCGGCGAGATTCCGGCTTCGCTCTCCGGCCTCCACCGCCTCAAAGTCATAGTGCTCGCCGGCAACCGACTCTCCGGCCACATTCCGAACTCATTTGTCAATCTCCGGCGACTCTACGTCCTGTACTTGGAAGACAACCGGTTAACCGGCGAAATCCCTCCGCTGAACCAGATCAGCCTCAGATTCTTCAACGTGTCCAACAACCAGCTCTCCGGCCAGATTCCGGCTACTCCAGCCCTAGTCCGGTTCAACAAGTCATCATTTTACGGCAACGCTGCCCTCTGCGGCGAACAAGTTCACAGCCCCTGCACAAACGCCTCGGCCCCGTCTTTGAGCCCGGCCTATCCCACGGTTCCGGCGAAGAAGCATTCCGATAAAAAGAAACTTATCGGAATAATCGCAGGAAGCGTCGGCGGCGGTCTGGCATTGTTGGCGATTTTGATCGGCTTGTGTTTGGTTAGcaagaaaaaggagaaggaaaagagGGAGGCCGGAATGAAAGCCGCTGCGGTTGCAGGGAGTGGAGCGGCGGTGGAGGAAGGGGAGGGAAGCGGCGGTGGCGGCGGGAAAGGGGAGGGCGGCGGGTTCCGTTGGGAAGGGGAGGGGCTGGGGAGTCTGGTGTTCGTCGGCGGCGGGGATCAGCAGATGAGTTACAGCCTGGAGGATCTGCTCAAGGCCTCGGCGGAGACGCTGGGGAGAGGCACCGTCGGCAGCACTTACAAGGCCGTCATGGAGTCCGGCTTCATCGTCACCGTCAAGCGGCTTAAGGACGCCCG GTACCCGAGACAGGAAGAATTCCGGCGACACATGGAGCTGGCGGGGCGGCTGAGCCACCCGAATCTGGTGCCGCTCCGGGCCTATTTTCAGGCCAAGGAGGAGCGGCTACTAGTCTACGATTACTTCCCTAACGGCAGCCTCTTCTCTCTCATTCACG GATCAAGAACTTCCGGCGCCGGCGGCAAGCCCCTGCACTGGACGTCCTGCCTGAAGATCGCGGAGGACTTGGCTACCGGCCTCCTCTACATCCACCAGAACCCGGGCCTAACCCACGGCAACCTCAAATCCTCCAACGTCCTCCTCGGCTCCGACTTTGAATCCTGCCTCACCGACTACGCCCTCTCCCCCTTCCGCAACCCCGACTCCCCCGACGAGACCAGCGCCGCCTCCCTCTTCTACCGCGCCCCTGAGTGCCGCGACCCCCGCAAACCCCCCTCCCAACCTGCCGACGTCTACAGCTTCGGCGTCCTCCTCCTGGAGCTCCTCACCGGCAAGACGCCCTTCCAGGACCTCGTCCTGGAGCACGGCTCCGACATCCCTCGCTGGGTCAGATCCGTCCGCGCGGAAGAGACGGAGTCCGGGGACGAGCCCGCCTCCAGCAACGACGCCTCCGAGGAGAAGCTGGGGGCCCTGCTGAACGTAGCCGTGGCCTGCGTATCCGGGTTGCCGGAGAACCGGCCGGGAATGAGGGAGGTATTGAGGATGATAAGAGACACGAGGGCGGAAGCTCAGGTGTCGTCGAACAGCAGCGATCATTCGCCGGGGAGATGGTCTGACACCGTGCAGAGCTTGCCGCGGGGCGAGCATCTGAGCATATGA
- the LOC127810616 gene encoding 2S seed storage albumin protein-like — MATLKALASISALLLLLCSSSAYRTTTTITTVETEEAGISREDPSQRCRQQIQSQQRLNACRQYLRESSRISLVEEPNEWREQFQRCCQQLEELAEPCRCVGVMAAADDVRQGGMLQGREVREMLRTAETLPGLCRMSPRRCNVRSVVS; from the coding sequence ATGGCGACCCTCAAAGCCCTAGCGTCTATCTCcgccctcctcctccttctttgCTCCTCCTCCGCCTACcgcaccaccaccaccatcacgACGGTGGAAACGGAGGAGGCCGGCATCAGCCGGGAGGACCCCTCCCAGCGCTGCCGCCAGCAGATCCAGAGCCAGCAGAGGCTCAACGCCTGCAGGCAGTACCTGCGGGAGAGCAGCCGGATTAGCCTAGTTGAGGAGCCAAACGAGTGGCGGGAGCAGTTTCAGAGATGCTGCCAGCAGCTCGAGGAGCTGGCAGAGCCGTGCCGGTGCGTCGGGGTGATGGCGGCGGCCGATGACGTGCGGCAGGGAGGGATGCTGCAGGGGAGAGAGGTCAGGGAGATGCTGCGCACCGCCGAGACCCTGCCGGGGCTCTGCCGCATGAGTCCTCGCCGCTGCAACGTCCGATCAGTGGTTTCCTAG
- the LOC127810614 gene encoding UDP-glycosyltransferase 92A1-like produces the protein MSGSQQEHILMLPFMAQGHLIPFLQLARQIHHASGFTITIASTSLNVAYLSSVIAKDPVLASAQSRHQICLAAFPFNGSDFGLPPNTENTEALSLSQVLHLLHASATLEVPCRQLVSEITAKEGKPPICIISDVFHGWANCVAESFQTVNVTFCTCGAYGIAAYVSVWQNLPHRSVGDDEFRIPGFPDSYRFHRSQMHGFLQGANGHDPWSRFNRPQLSLSLGSFGWLCNTAEEIEPLGMGVLRKYTKLPVWAAGPLLPAGLLTNSKTLSQHSGREAAISPQKCLEWLDLHPHGSVLYISFGSQNTINPTQMMELAKGLEDTGRPFIWVIRPPIGFDIKGELRAEWLPEGFEERMVERKQGLLVRGWAPQLEILSHKSTAAFLSHCGWNSAMESLSQGVPIISWPLAAEQAFNSKMMMEEMGVCIELSRGMQSPIAKEEVKRTIELVMDNKKGKGEEIKRKAGKIGELIKAALTEEGGDPKGSSLQAMDDFIATLVSR, from the coding sequence ATGAGTGGGTCACAACAAGAACACATACTGATGCTGCCTTTCATGGCACAGGGCCATCTCATCCCTTTCTTGCAACTGGCAAGACAGATCCACCATGCCAGTGGCTTCACCATCACCATCGCCAGCACTTCTCTCAACGTGGCCTACCTCAGTTCAGTCATTGCCAAGGACCCTGTTCTTGCTTCAGCTCAATCTCGTCATCAAATCTGCCTGGCTGCTTTTCCCTTCAATGGTTCGGACTTCGGCTTGCCACCCAATACTGAGAATACGGAGGCCTTGTCTCTTAGCCAAGTGCTCCATCTTCTCCACGCATCAGCTACGTTGGAAGTTCCCTGCAGGCAACTTGTATCAGAAATCACTGCCAAAGAAGGGAAGCCCCCAATTTGCATAATCTCTGATGTCTTCCATGGCTGGGCTAATTGTGTGGCCGAGAGCTTCCAAACTGTAAATGTTACTTTCTGCACCTGTGGTGCTTATGGCATCGCTGCCTATGTATCAGTGTGGCAAAACCTTCCCCATCGGTCCGTTGGTGATGATGAGTTTCGAATACCGGGTTTTCCTGATTCATACCGTTTTCATCGGTCTCAGATGCATGGATTCTTGCAAGGAGCTAATGGCCATGATCCATGGTCTCGGTTTAATCGGCCCCAGCTTTCACTTTCTTTAGGCTCTTTTGGGTGGTTATGCAACACTGCCGAGGAAATTGAGCCTCTTGGCATGGGGGTTCTCAGGAAATATACCAAACTTCCCGTTTGGGCCGCGGGGCCTCTTCTCCCTGCTGGGCTGCTTACCAATTCAAAGACTTTAAGCCAGCATAGTGGCAGAGAAGCTGCAATTTCTCCTCAGAAATGCTTAGAATGGCTGGATTTGCACCCTCATGGTTCAGTCCTGTACATTTCATTTGGTTCACAGAACACAATCAATCCTACCCAGATGATGGAATTGGCCAAAGGGCTAGAAGACACTGGCAGGCCATTCATTTGGGTGATAAGGCCTCCTATTGGCTTTGACATCAAGGGTGAGCTTAGAGCAGAATGGTTGCCAGAAGGGTTTGAAGAGAGAATGGTGGAGAGAAAGCAGGGTTTGTTGGTGAGAGGGTGGGCTCCTCAACTGGAGATTTTGAGTCACAAATCGACAGCAGCTTTTCTCAGCCACTGTGGATGGAATTCAGCGATGGAGAGCTTGAGCCAAGGTGTGCCGATCATCTCGTGGCCTCTGGCTGCCGAGCAGGCATTCAACTCGAAGATGATGATGGAGGAAATGGGTGTTTGCATTGAATTATCCAGGGGAATGCAAAGCCCCATAGCGAAAGAAGAAGTGAAGAGGACCATAGAGTTGGTGATGGACAACAAGAAAGGGAAGGGAGAGGAGATTAAGAGAAAAGCAGGTAAGATTGGAGAGCTCATAAAGGCAGCATTAACAGAAGAGGGGGGTGATCCCAAGGGTTCTTCTCTCCAAGCAATGGATGATTTTATTGCCACTCTTGTCTCAAGATAG